A genomic segment from Thermostichus lividus PCC 6715 encodes:
- a CDS encoding spore coat protein U domain-containing protein, which translates to MFLFSQCSLSTVIVGAAIGSTLIASRVLANCTISSVTGLNFGAYSSFDAAPNDATGRFLFVCTDVQAPVTIRLSSGAANSFTLTQL; encoded by the coding sequence ATGTTTCTGTTCTCGCAGTGTAGTTTATCGACGGTGATTGTTGGTGCAGCGATAGGTAGTACGCTCATCGCCAGCAGGGTGTTGGCAAACTGCACGATCAGTAGCGTTACCGGCCTTAACTTTGGTGCCTACAGTTCCTTTGACGCCGCCCCCAATGATGCCACCGGACGGTTTTTGTTTGTGTGTACCGATGTTCAAGCCCCTGTCACCATTCGCCTCAGCAGCGGTGCCGCCAACAGCTTTACACTGACACAATTGTAA
- a CDS encoding ParA family protein codes for MDISRLRSQWQQISSDETCEAVIDHNFIHPLLTLLGFGPGDRITCFDTGTGIADIAARFPSKDRPAFDQERRHPDLIVEIKAPARRSRNTPSQTVTLSLEEGSAHQTRALSQLRHLLAGEHCRQTTWGLVTNARHLQLFQRHGHLVYPATPNFELRGDRIDGIVADLRACLQHPQRATTVCIYNHKGGVGKTTTTINLGATLAVADEAVLLVDCDPQGDLSRSLELSPTATTLASCIQDPSLPITAAVRSFDLRLRSGSRIKSAHIFDVIPAAPQLQSVLIQAMQAGTPPITRLREVLQPLRDRYDYILLDCPSSWLFLSKSALYASDVVLIPTRHTDLSSLNNAAHVIHSFIFGEIQTFRYDGGPLPLPIFFNGAPTTDKAMEVATAEIAQILQKFAHLTPYFWPNYHLNDTAVLAIPEYAIISRAAFARVPAVFKDKRVLGFYQNLVQAYFQPLP; via the coding sequence TTGGATATTTCCCGTTTGCGATCGCAGTGGCAGCAAATTAGCAGCGATGAAACCTGTGAAGCGGTTATTGACCACAATTTTATTCATCCATTACTAACGCTCCTTGGTTTCGGACCGGGCGATCGCATCACCTGCTTTGATACCGGCACAGGGATTGCCGATATTGCAGCTCGCTTCCCCAGCAAAGATCGCCCAGCCTTTGACCAAGAACGGCGACACCCTGATCTCATTGTGGAAATTAAGGCTCCTGCCCGCCGCTCTCGCAATACCCCGAGCCAAACGGTAACCCTGAGCCTAGAGGAGGGGTCGGCACACCAAACCCGTGCCCTCAGCCAACTACGGCACCTTTTAGCAGGGGAGCACTGCCGCCAAACGACATGGGGGCTGGTCACCAATGCCCGGCATTTGCAATTGTTTCAACGTCATGGCCACCTTGTGTATCCCGCCACTCCCAATTTTGAACTGAGGGGCGATCGCATCGACGGCATTGTCGCAGACCTCCGTGCCTGTCTCCAGCATCCCCAGCGAGCAACCACTGTGTGTATCTATAACCATAAGGGGGGAGTGGGCAAAACAACGACCACCATTAATTTAGGCGCAACCCTAGCGGTGGCGGATGAAGCCGTGTTACTGGTGGATTGTGACCCTCAAGGGGATCTCAGCCGCTCCTTGGAACTCAGTCCAACAGCGACCACACTGGCCAGTTGTATTCAAGACCCCAGCCTACCCATCACTGCCGCGGTGCGTTCCTTTGATCTGCGCCTGCGCAGCGGTAGCCGTATTAAATCTGCCCATATTTTTGATGTGATTCCGGCGGCTCCCCAACTCCAGAGTGTTCTCATTCAGGCGATGCAAGCGGGCACCCCGCCTATTACCCGCCTGCGAGAGGTGTTGCAGCCCCTGCGCGATCGCTACGACTATATTTTGCTGGACTGCCCTAGTTCTTGGTTGTTTCTCAGCAAGAGTGCCCTCTATGCCAGTGATGTGGTGTTGATCCCCACGCGACACACCGATTTATCCTCCCTAAACAATGCCGCCCACGTTATTCACAGCTTTATCTTTGGCGAAATTCAAACATTCCGCTACGACGGTGGCCCCTTGCCCCTACCGATTTTTTTTAATGGTGCTCCCACCACAGATAAGGCCATGGAGGTTGCCACCGCTGAAATCGCCCAAATTTTACAAAAATTTGCCCATCTCACGCCGTACTTTTGGCCGAACTATCACCTCAATGACACGGCTGTTTTGGCCATCCCCGAATATGCAATTATTTCCCGAGCGGCCTTTGCACGGGTGCCAGCGGTCTTTAAGGATAAGCGGGTGCTGGGCTTTTATCAAAACCTTGTGCAGGCCTATTTTCAACCCCTTCCATAG
- a CDS encoding DNA-directed RNA polymerase subunit omega, with the protein MQKRLNYSASDIMRRAEQLIQHSSNRYRITVQIANRAKQRRGLDASEDFDDLPLKPVIRAIIEMSDEIAQPELLAD; encoded by the coding sequence ATGCAAAAACGCTTGAACTATTCTGCCTCGGATATTATGCGCCGTGCCGAGCAATTGATCCAGCACTCGTCCAATCGCTACCGCATTACGGTGCAGATTGCCAACCGTGCCAAACAGCGGCGAGGGTTAGACGCCTCCGAGGACTTTGATGATCTGCCGCTGAAGCCAGTGATCCGTGCCATCATTGAAATGTCGGATGAAATTGCCCAGCCCGAGTTACTGGCAGATTAA
- the recJ gene encoding single-stranded-DNA-specific exonuclease RecJ, with the protein MWQQLTTEVAPADFVAQVRALYPQAGASTAQLLWQRGIRREEVAAFLDWQAYCPTSPFEFPEMSVAMARLQQARQQQEKIAIWGDFDADGVTATAVLWEGLYHFFGQQLAGYYIPNRLQESHGLSAKGLQQLKQQGVSLVITCDTGCTNHAEIAFARTLGIEVIVTDHHTLALKPLGAVALINPRQLPPEHPLRPLSGVAVAYKFVEAVYETWPQHPAVPLESLLDLVAIGLITDLVELRAEARYLAQRGLEVLAKTPRPGLNALLATCRRQGNRVTDISFGIGPRINAVSRVAGNVKPLIELLTTLDPQHAQNIANAVEQANNSRRQLQGAIATEAHKKVAQLDLSTARVIVLTDENWSAGILGIVANELVTTYGRPAILLRTDPQTGMATGSARSGGTVDLYEALRTQQHLFVHFGGHPYAVGFSLKTADIPALTAALNDYLLHQQGTATAIAQPLTIDLEVPLSALGMPLFKELQLLEPFGLGNPQPRLFVRGVAIQNPKEYRAKHQSLVYTRFDLVEPQTAVRFPAVWWRHRVSDCPATTCDVVLELEEWNGRITANLVALRPSAANTITPAPVELIYDFRDRPEAAPQTGLRVETCPTSAAAWKHWVDCAQAQQQPLILAYTAPAELDPLSLWQTLVTRFKVASQQQGPLERSHLLAELELDEACFRSALAVFNTLGVEVHEQGEVLVCRWPQHPHPSPDTAPALEAFLAAIAEQQFRRRYFAQAPLQCLQRYGRG; encoded by the coding sequence ATGTGGCAGCAACTCACCACGGAAGTGGCTCCGGCGGACTTTGTGGCTCAGGTTCGAGCGCTCTACCCCCAAGCCGGCGCATCTACCGCCCAACTGTTGTGGCAGCGGGGCATCCGACGGGAGGAGGTCGCTGCCTTTTTAGATTGGCAAGCGTATTGCCCGACCTCCCCTTTTGAGTTTCCAGAGATGTCTGTGGCTATGGCGCGGTTACAGCAGGCACGCCAGCAGCAGGAGAAAATTGCCATCTGGGGGGATTTTGATGCCGACGGCGTGACCGCAACGGCGGTTCTTTGGGAGGGTCTCTATCATTTTTTTGGTCAACAACTAGCGGGCTACTACATCCCTAATCGCCTGCAGGAGTCCCATGGTCTTTCGGCAAAAGGATTGCAACAGCTCAAGCAGCAGGGGGTTTCCCTAGTCATTACCTGCGACACTGGTTGCACCAACCACGCAGAAATTGCCTTTGCTCGCACCCTAGGGATTGAGGTTATTGTCACCGATCACCATACCCTTGCGCTGAAACCTCTGGGTGCGGTTGCCTTAATTAACCCGCGGCAGTTGCCCCCAGAGCATCCCCTGCGCCCGTTATCGGGGGTGGCAGTGGCCTACAAGTTTGTTGAGGCGGTCTATGAGACATGGCCGCAACACCCAGCAGTGCCTCTGGAGTCCTTACTGGATTTAGTGGCGATTGGTCTGATTACCGATTTGGTGGAGTTGCGTGCCGAGGCGCGGTATTTGGCGCAGCGAGGGCTAGAGGTGCTTGCCAAGACACCACGGCCTGGCCTCAACGCACTATTGGCAACGTGTCGGCGGCAGGGAAATCGGGTTACGGATATTAGTTTTGGCATTGGTCCGCGCATTAATGCTGTCAGTCGGGTGGCCGGGAATGTGAAGCCGCTGATTGAACTCCTGACGACCCTCGATCCGCAGCACGCCCAGAATATTGCCAATGCCGTTGAACAGGCCAATAATAGTCGGCGGCAGCTCCAAGGGGCGATCGCCACCGAGGCACATAAGAAGGTGGCTCAACTGGATCTGTCAACAGCGCGGGTGATTGTCTTAACCGATGAAAATTGGTCTGCTGGCATTCTTGGCATTGTGGCCAATGAGTTAGTGACCACCTATGGTCGTCCGGCCATTTTGCTGCGTACGGATCCCCAGACTGGCATGGCCACTGGTTCAGCTCGGTCAGGGGGCACCGTGGATCTCTACGAGGCACTGCGGACTCAGCAACACCTGTTTGTCCATTTTGGCGGCCACCCCTACGCGGTGGGGTTTAGCCTGAAAACGGCTGATATTCCTGCCCTCACAGCGGCGCTGAATGATTACCTCCTCCACCAGCAAGGCACAGCCACGGCGATCGCCCAGCCCCTCACCATTGACCTAGAGGTTCCCCTGTCGGCATTGGGGATGCCTCTGTTCAAGGAGCTGCAGCTACTAGAGCCGTTTGGCTTAGGCAATCCTCAACCCCGTTTGTTCGTCCGTGGGGTAGCGATCCAGAACCCCAAAGAGTATCGGGCTAAACATCAGTCTCTCGTCTATACACGGTTCGATTTAGTCGAGCCACAGACAGCAGTCCGCTTTCCAGCAGTATGGTGGCGCCATCGGGTCAGCGATTGTCCAGCAACGACCTGTGATGTTGTCCTAGAGCTTGAAGAATGGAACGGCAGGATAACAGCTAACCTTGTGGCGCTCCGACCCAGTGCAGCCAATACCATTACTCCTGCACCCGTTGAGTTAATCTATGACTTTCGCGATCGCCCTGAGGCAGCACCGCAGACTGGCCTGCGGGTAGAAACGTGCCCCACCTCTGCGGCGGCATGGAAACACTGGGTTGATTGCGCACAGGCACAGCAACAGCCCTTGATTTTGGCCTACACTGCGCCAGCAGAGCTAGACCCCCTCTCCCTGTGGCAGACTCTCGTGACACGCTTCAAAGTCGCAAGTCAGCAGCAAGGCCCCCTAGAGCGCAGCCACCTCTTAGCCGAGTTGGAGTTAGACGAGGCCTGTTTCAGGAGCGCCCTCGCGGTGTTCAACACCTTAGGGGTTGAGGTGCACGAGCAGGGAGAGGTGTTAGTCTGTCGTTGGCCACAGCACCCCCACCCTTCCCCAGACACTGCCCCAGCCCTAGAGGCATTTTTGGCGGCGATCGCCGAGCAACAGTTTCGTCGCCGCTATTTTGCCCAAGCACCGCTTCAGTGTTTGCAGCGCTATGGAAGGGGTTGA
- a CDS encoding geranylgeranyl reductase family protein, with protein sequence MYDCIIVGGGPAGGAAAYHLAQRGRSVLVLEKCPLPRSKPCTGGVSPAVAQWFDFDFSPAIVETTRTVRYTWKLEDAVERELNIPDPIWIVQRSVFDHFLLQQGQRLGVTVCDNTTVTGIDFTGDHWSVHTPTAAYRAAYVIAADGANSQMAQWLGFKPKVVRTAAVMTVPNEGGDRAVHFEFGLVKNGFLWSFPSGELRTVGVGVLRGGDRTDWEPVLQQYCAAHNLAMANSHVQYHPLCVWEGAQPLHTQHALLVGEAAGLVDPFSAEGIRPALYSGMCAAEAIDAALAGDPTALPNYSQRLQNEWGTDLAWAQRLAGLFHRMPGVGYRLAMKRPSATRRLGQVLCGELRYRDIAANAMKRLSTAFIPGR encoded by the coding sequence ATGTACGACTGTATTATTGTTGGCGGTGGGCCAGCGGGCGGTGCAGCTGCCTATCACCTTGCGCAGCGGGGGCGATCGGTCTTGGTGTTGGAAAAATGCCCACTGCCGCGCTCTAAGCCCTGCACTGGTGGGGTCTCACCCGCAGTGGCGCAGTGGTTTGACTTTGACTTTAGCCCTGCCATCGTGGAGACCACCCGTACAGTTCGCTACACATGGAAGCTAGAGGATGCCGTAGAGCGGGAACTGAATATTCCAGACCCCATTTGGATTGTGCAGCGGTCTGTGTTTGATCACTTTCTGTTGCAGCAAGGGCAACGGTTAGGGGTAACGGTCTGCGATAACACCACGGTGACGGGGATTGACTTTACAGGCGATCACTGGTCGGTGCATACGCCAACTGCGGCCTATCGGGCGGCCTATGTGATCGCTGCCGATGGTGCGAACAGTCAAATGGCGCAATGGCTAGGTTTTAAGCCAAAGGTGGTTCGTACCGCAGCGGTGATGACCGTGCCCAATGAGGGGGGCGATCGCGCCGTGCATTTTGAATTTGGTCTGGTCAAAAATGGTTTTCTTTGGAGCTTTCCCAGCGGCGAGTTGCGCACCGTAGGGGTAGGGGTGTTACGGGGGGGCGATCGCACTGATTGGGAACCCGTGTTGCAGCAGTACTGCGCCGCCCATAACCTAGCAATGGCAAACAGCCACGTTCAGTACCATCCCCTCTGTGTGTGGGAAGGGGCACAGCCCTTGCACACTCAGCACGCCCTTTTAGTAGGGGAAGCAGCGGGTTTAGTGGATCCCTTTTCCGCAGAGGGCATTCGTCCGGCGCTCTACAGTGGCATGTGTGCAGCAGAAGCCATTGATGCGGCCTTAGCAGGAGACCCGACCGCGCTGCCCAACTATAGCCAACGCCTCCAGAACGAGTGGGGCACCGATCTAGCGTGGGCACAACGCCTCGCCGGACTCTTTCATCGGATGCCCGGTGTGGGATACCGTTTAGCCATGAAACGTCCCTCCGCCACTCGGCGACTGGGGCAGGTGCTCTGCGGTGAGCTGCGCTACCGCGATATTGCGGCTAATGCCATGAAGCGTCTGAGCACTGCCTTTATCCCCGGACGTTAG
- the petG gene encoding cytochrome b6-f complex subunit V, with product MIEPLLCGIVLGLIPVTLAGLFFAAYQQYKRGNQLGL from the coding sequence ATGATTGAGCCGTTACTGTGTGGGATTGTTTTGGGGTTAATTCCGGTCACCTTAGCAGGCTTATTTTTTGCTGCCTACCAGCAGTATAAGCGCGGTAATCAGCTGGGACTCTAG
- a CDS encoding response regulator — translation MAQRPLSQFLKFLLPATIALVAILGPIYLAQRRDAIEDLQLREEAKVERGAFTLTNYINLLITEVQILAATHDVKYFLALKQGHGSPSAIDALDHARSLQAIEDDLYNFLRQKRIYDRLYLFDLTGHLRLNIALSHDFNRRLSNDTPSSELQKIYWPVIRQLERDEAFISPFDIDIDKNQPHIAPTPILYLAAPVYTRDQQRVGFLVLRYDANHLLHILMNTCQGVYGSCLLVNDQGYWLLAERTSDEWGFRYPERQGSTVGAMFPELWQRMRTQTLGRFISDDGLFAFHQVLPLKVNHYSVNLTNNGAIAERDYRLWVISRVSPHILAQQLTPIHLQFLFLFIVLWLSAGIGIFMITSNRHRQFLLNQRLAASEVRFRTVSDMAPVGIFTADAEGKLTYANKTFLKMLAVEPNETAAIAWQQFLHREDRLSVIAAWQYAIAQQRPFKKQFRLLDRDSQVSWVNAQAIPTFEEGVFTGFVGTWQDISQMMQQQQLLEAARHAAEDASRAKSEFLATMSHEIRTPMNAIIGLTGLLLDTPLTPQQQEFLNTIRLSGDALLTIINDILDFSKIESGTLELEAYPFNLRTCVEDVLDLMANRALERKVELIAHIDPEVPVHVIGDMGRLRQILVNLLSNGVKFTEHGNLILSVKPFGQGKLGDRYEFLFAIQDTGVGITPQGVQRLFKPFSQVDASITRHYGGTGLGLVICQRLVERMQGRIWLESKSQGSALAIGGNPPPHYESIPIPETGSVFYFTVQLLLNPNGAKITPMDGSLLQNRRVLIVDDNATNRQILALQTRNWQMQPLVAESGAAALSLLQTNAAMDVAILDLQMPEMDGVTLARQIRQVHQQLPIILLTSLGCSLSLEETQLFTRLISKPVKQSTLYNVLNDLFSDSPILSIATPKQFSTQALKADLPPLRILVAEDNKVNQMVALRILEKIGYRGDIAANGLEVLDAVKRQPYDVILMDMQMPEMDGLTATREVIRLYETLAQPRPRIIAMTANAMESDRQLCLEAGMDDYVSKPISLEELVRALRQCTPLVNATTAG, via the coding sequence ATGGCTCAGCGTCCACTGTCCCAATTTCTCAAGTTTTTGTTGCCTGCAACGATCGCTCTGGTAGCCATTCTTGGGCCGATTTATCTGGCACAGCGCAGGGATGCCATTGAAGATCTTCAACTTCGAGAAGAGGCCAAGGTTGAGCGGGGTGCCTTTACTTTAACGAATTATATAAATTTACTGATCACTGAAGTACAAATTTTGGCGGCAACCCATGACGTAAAGTATTTTTTAGCCCTCAAGCAGGGTCACGGAAGCCCCTCGGCAATAGATGCCTTAGATCACGCCCGCTCCCTGCAAGCCATTGAAGATGACCTGTACAATTTTTTGCGGCAAAAGCGAATCTACGATCGCCTGTACCTATTCGATCTAACGGGACATCTTAGACTGAATATTGCCCTGAGTCATGACTTTAATCGCCGCTTAAGCAATGACACTCCCTCGTCGGAGTTACAGAAAATCTACTGGCCAGTCATTCGTCAATTAGAACGGGATGAGGCCTTTATTTCCCCGTTTGACATTGATATTGACAAAAATCAACCCCACATTGCCCCCACGCCCATTTTGTATTTGGCTGCACCGGTCTATACCCGCGATCAACAACGTGTTGGGTTTTTGGTGCTGCGATATGATGCCAACCATTTACTGCATATCCTCATGAACACTTGTCAGGGGGTGTACGGCAGTTGCCTATTAGTAAACGATCAAGGGTATTGGTTACTGGCAGAGCGCACGAGCGATGAATGGGGCTTCCGCTACCCAGAGCGGCAGGGTTCCACCGTGGGGGCTATGTTTCCAGAATTATGGCAGCGGATGCGTACTCAAACGCTTGGCCGGTTCATCAGTGATGATGGCCTCTTTGCCTTTCACCAGGTTTTACCTCTGAAAGTCAACCATTACTCGGTCAACCTGACAAATAACGGTGCGATCGCCGAGCGCGACTATCGTCTATGGGTGATTTCCCGCGTTTCCCCTCACATTCTGGCTCAGCAACTAACACCAATTCATCTACAGTTCCTATTCCTATTTATTGTTCTATGGCTGTCAGCAGGGATCGGCATTTTTATGATTACCAGTAATCGTCATCGCCAATTCTTGCTCAATCAGCGACTTGCAGCTAGTGAGGTTCGGTTTCGTACGGTCAGTGACATGGCACCTGTAGGTATTTTCACCGCCGATGCTGAGGGCAAACTGACCTATGCTAACAAAACATTCCTGAAGATGCTGGCTGTTGAGCCAAATGAGACTGCGGCGATCGCTTGGCAACAGTTTCTTCATCGGGAAGATCGGCTATCTGTTATCGCCGCTTGGCAGTATGCGATCGCCCAACAGCGACCCTTCAAAAAGCAGTTTCGGCTGCTCGATAGGGATAGTCAAGTCTCTTGGGTGAATGCTCAAGCCATTCCCACCTTTGAAGAGGGGGTGTTCACCGGTTTTGTTGGCACTTGGCAAGATATTTCGCAAATGATGCAGCAGCAGCAACTGCTAGAGGCCGCCCGCCATGCTGCTGAAGACGCAAGCCGTGCCAAGAGCGAGTTTTTGGCCACTATGAGCCATGAAATTCGCACGCCTATGAATGCCATCATTGGCCTAACTGGGTTGCTGCTGGATACCCCCCTTACCCCTCAGCAACAGGAATTCTTAAATACCATTCGCCTGAGTGGTGATGCGCTACTCACCATCATTAATGATATTCTCGATTTTTCCAAAATTGAATCCGGCACACTGGAGCTAGAAGCCTATCCCTTTAACCTGCGCACCTGTGTTGAGGATGTGCTGGACTTAATGGCCAACCGTGCCTTAGAGCGGAAAGTGGAACTCATTGCCCACATTGACCCAGAGGTTCCGGTTCATGTCATTGGCGACATGGGGCGACTGCGGCAAATTCTGGTTAATTTACTCAGCAACGGTGTGAAGTTTACCGAGCATGGCAACCTTATTTTGTCTGTAAAGCCTTTCGGGCAAGGCAAGCTGGGCGATCGCTACGAGTTTTTATTTGCTATTCAAGATACGGGGGTGGGCATTACACCTCAAGGGGTACAGCGACTGTTTAAGCCCTTTAGCCAAGTGGATGCCTCGATTACCCGCCACTATGGTGGCACAGGGTTGGGGCTGGTGATCTGTCAGCGGCTGGTGGAGCGCATGCAGGGGCGCATTTGGTTGGAAAGTAAAAGTCAAGGGTCAGCCTTAGCCATAGGTGGGAATCCACCGCCTCACTATGAGTCCATTCCCATACCAGAAACGGGTTCAGTGTTTTACTTTACGGTGCAGCTTCTGCTCAACCCAAATGGGGCCAAAATTACCCCGATGGATGGCTCTCTCCTGCAAAACCGTCGTGTGCTAATTGTGGATGATAATGCCACTAATCGACAGATTTTAGCCTTGCAAACCCGTAACTGGCAAATGCAGCCCCTTGTGGCGGAAAGCGGTGCCGCTGCCCTATCCTTACTGCAAACGAATGCTGCCATGGATGTGGCAATTTTAGATTTACAAATGCCGGAGATGGATGGCGTAACGCTGGCACGACAGATTCGCCAAGTCCATCAGCAATTACCAATTATTCTGCTGACGTCGCTAGGATGTTCCCTCAGTCTTGAAGAGACTCAACTATTTACAAGGCTGATTAGTAAACCAGTGAAACAGTCCACCCTTTACAATGTCCTCAACGACTTGTTTAGTGACTCTCCCATTCTCTCCATAGCAACACCCAAACAGTTTTCAACTCAAGCCCTCAAGGCAGATTTACCCCCCTTGCGTATCTTGGTTGCTGAAGACAATAAGGTCAACCAGATGGTGGCATTGCGTATCCTCGAAAAAATCGGCTACCGTGGCGACATTGCGGCCAACGGCCTAGAGGTGTTGGATGCGGTGAAGCGACAGCCCTATGATGTCATTTTAATGGATATGCAAATGCCGGAAATGGATGGGTTGACCGCCACGCGGGAGGTGATCCGGCTCTACGAAACCCTAGCTCAGCCGCGACCACGGATTATTGCCATGACCGCCAATGCTATGGAGAGCGATCGCCAACTCTGTTTAGAGGCTGGGATGGACGATTATGTCAGTAAACCCATCAGTCTGGAAGAACTCGTCCGCGCCCTGCGGCAGTGTACTCCCCTCGTCAACGCTACCACCGCTGGTTAG
- the mnmA gene encoding tRNA 2-thiouridine(34) synthase MnmA, producing MSGLAAVVVGLSGGVDSSVAIASLKQQGYPVVGLTLWLMKGKGQCCSEGLVDAARLCEELGVAHHIVDSREIFEKYIVDYLVSGYASGITPLPCSQCNRMVKFGPMLAYSRAELGIDTIATGHYAQVRYNPNSDRYELWRAVDRHKDQSYFLYDLPQEILAHVLFPLGSQTKDQTRALAAQYGLHTATKPDSQDLCLIEAHGSMRQFLEQYLPPTPGEVVDLSGRVLGHHQGIHHYTIGQRKGLGIAAAEPLYVVALDRVHNRVIVGDRASAVRGECTVARVNWVSIAPPQYPLKVEVQIRYRTPAVPVTVLPTADPEQVKLVFADPQFGVTPGQAAVWYEGDRLLGGGIIQPVAEDETTSNGLGSR from the coding sequence ATGTCAGGATTAGCAGCGGTTGTGGTTGGTTTGTCGGGAGGGGTCGATAGCTCTGTGGCGATCGCCTCCTTGAAGCAACAGGGCTATCCGGTGGTGGGGTTAACCCTATGGCTGATGAAGGGTAAAGGACAGTGCTGCTCTGAGGGGCTGGTGGATGCGGCACGGCTGTGCGAGGAGTTGGGGGTAGCGCACCACATTGTTGACAGCCGCGAAATCTTTGAAAAATACATTGTGGACTATTTGGTTAGCGGCTATGCCAGTGGCATTACCCCTTTGCCCTGCTCCCAGTGCAACCGCATGGTCAAGTTTGGGCCGATGCTAGCTTACAGCCGTGCTGAATTAGGGATTGACACTATCGCCACCGGTCACTACGCCCAGGTGCGCTATAACCCCAATAGCGATCGCTACGAACTCTGGCGGGCGGTGGATCGCCACAAGGATCAGAGCTACTTTCTCTACGATCTGCCCCAAGAGATTCTTGCCCATGTCCTGTTTCCCTTGGGGAGCCAAACCAAAGATCAAACCCGTGCCCTTGCGGCGCAGTACGGCCTGCACACCGCCACCAAACCGGACAGCCAAGATCTATGTCTGATTGAGGCACACGGTTCGATGCGCCAATTTTTAGAGCAGTATCTGCCACCCACCCCTGGGGAGGTTGTGGACCTGAGCGGACGTGTCCTCGGGCATCATCAGGGTATCCATCATTACACCATTGGTCAGCGGAAGGGGTTGGGGATTGCGGCGGCGGAACCCCTGTACGTTGTGGCGCTGGATCGGGTGCATAACCGGGTGATTGTTGGCGATCGCGCCAGTGCTGTGCGCGGGGAATGTACCGTGGCGCGAGTGAACTGGGTATCCATTGCCCCCCCGCAATATCCCCTCAAGGTAGAGGTGCAAATTCGCTATCGCACCCCAGCGGTGCCGGTGACGGTTCTGCCCACCGCTGACCCTGAACAAGTAAAATTAGTGTTTGCAGATCCCCAGTTTGGGGTGACCCCCGGCCAAGCGGCGGTCTGGTATGAGGGCGATCGCCTTTTGGGGGGTGGGATTATCCAACCCGTTGCCGAGGATGAAACCACGAGCAATGGCCTAGGATCCCGGTGA
- a CDS encoding RNA recognition motif domain-containing protein, with translation MSIYVGNLSYTATQEDLEAVFAEYGAVKQVYLPVDRETGRKRGFGFVEMSTDAEEDAAIADLDGAEWMGRQLKVNKARPREAMAGSGGNRFSRNR, from the coding sequence ATGTCTATTTATGTCGGCAACCTTTCCTACACGGCCACTCAGGAAGATTTAGAGGCCGTATTTGCCGAATACGGAGCCGTCAAACAAGTCTATTTACCAGTGGATCGGGAAACCGGTCGCAAGCGTGGCTTTGGCTTTGTGGAAATGTCCACAGATGCTGAAGAAGATGCAGCGATCGCCGATCTCGATGGTGCTGAGTGGATGGGGCGGCAACTGAAGGTCAATAAGGCACGCCCGCGCGAGGCCATGGCAGGCAGTGGGGGCAATCGCTTTTCGCGGAACCGCTAA